A section of the Carya illinoinensis cultivar Pawnee chromosome 12, C.illinoinensisPawnee_v1, whole genome shotgun sequence genome encodes:
- the LOC122290133 gene encoding transcription factor MYB1R1-like, translating to MSGACGGGQGGVGEIMLFGVRVVVDAMRKSVSMNNLSQYELHPQEEGSMVNNGINLNNNSKEDVAAAATAAAAVGYASADDAVPSSRGSRDRERKRGVPWTEEEHKLFLLGLQKVGKGDWRGISRNFVKTRTPTQVASHAQKYFLRRSNLNRRRRRTSLFDITTDSVTATPMEDQVLGHHQDTASQPHPLPPPPSVDTCNFSVLPVIPAFPVSVGPAAVPVPVASQLENPNLGQGNVAASSKVIRPIPVHVAPHALTLSGLTLKNMKSATDPLPLTLKSSLPSGQRESPSRHSAFQAMSSFNNGDSIITVA from the exons ATGTCTGGCGCGTGTGGTGGTGGCCAGGGTGGTGTGGGAGAGATTATGCTGTTCGGGGTGAGGGTGGTGGTGGACGCCATGAGGAAGAGCGTGAGTATGAACAATCTGTCTCAGTACGAGCTGCATCCACAGGAGGAGGGTTCCATGGTTAACAACGGTATCAACCTCAATAACAATAGCAAAGAAGATGTGGCCGCAGCAGCAACTGCTGCAGCTGCCGTTGGTTATGCCTCCGCAGACGACGCCGTTCCCAGTTCTCGCGGCAGCCGTGACCGCGAGCGCAAGCGAG GGGTTCCGTGGACGGAGGAAGAGCACAAGCTATTCCTGCTGGGTTTGCAGAAAGTAGGGAAAGGAGATTGGAGAGGTATATCGAGAAACTTTGTCAAGACCCGCACGCCGACGCAGGTCGCCAGCCACGCTCAGAAATACTTTCTCCGCCGCAGCAACCTCAACCGCCGTCGCCGCCGAACCAGCCTCTTCGATATCACCACCGATTCG GTCACGGCAACTCCAATGGAAGATCAAGTACTGGGGCATCACCAAGATACTGCCTCACAGCCACACCCATTGCCACCTCCACCATCGGTCGATACTTGCAATTTTAGTGTGCTTCCAGTTATTCCTGCTTTTCCAGTGTCTGTTGGTCCAGCAGCAGTTCCAGTCCCCGTTGCCAGCCAATTGGAAAACCCAAATCTAGGACAGGGAAATGTAGCTGCGTCATCGAAGGTCATCCGTCCGATCCCTGTCCATGTGGCTCCTCATGCTCTAACTCTCTCTGGCCTTACCTTGAAAAATATGAAGTCAGCCACCGATCCCCTACCGCTGACGCTAAAGTCATCTTTGCCATCCGGGCAAAGGGAGTCGCCATCAAGGCACTCAGCTTTTCAGGCAATGTCAAGCTTCAACAATGGTGATAGCATAATCACTGTAGCCTga